A window of the Hordeum vulgare subsp. vulgare chromosome 5H, MorexV3_pseudomolecules_assembly, whole genome shotgun sequence genome harbors these coding sequences:
- the LOC123399384 gene encoding uncharacterized protein LOC123399384, with the protein MTAIVEGPTPKYECLLFDLDDTLYPLSAGINLACRQNIQDYMRDHLQIEESQIAEMCLVLYREYGTTMAGLKALGYEFDNDEFHANVHGRLPYDNLRPDSVLRTLLLSIPLRKIIFTNSDKVHAEEVLLRLGLQDCFEGVICFETLNPPAMPSNGLCKSQEDPMALSGEPSSDLDDLYGSDGTPKSPILCKPTIESMEAAIQIANVDPKKTIFFDDSTRNIATGKAAGFHTVIVGRSTLVSGADHALESIHNIKEALPEIWEVHDRAESDVVPASVAVETAVVA; encoded by the exons ATGACTGCTATTGTTGAAGGTCCCACTCCTAAGTATGAATGCTTGTTATTTG ATTTGGATGATACACTGTATCCTCTTAGTGCTGGCATCAACCTTGCTTGCCGTCAAAATATACAAG ATTATATGCGTGACCATCTGCAAATTGAAGAAAGCCAAATTGCAGAGATGTGCCTGGTACTTTACAGGGAATATGGCACCACAATGGCTGGTCTTAAG GCATTAGGTTACGAGTTTGACAACGACGAATTTCATGCAAATGTTCATGGTAGACTGCCATATGACAATCTGAGGCCTGACTCTGTTTTGAGGACCCTTCTACTTTCCATTCCACTGAGAAAAATA ATATTTACAAACTCGGATAAGGTTCACGCGGAGGAGGTTCTGCTCAGGCTGGGTTTGCAAGACTGCTTTGAGGGTGTGATATGCTTTGAGACACTTAATCCACCGGCCATGCCGAGCAATGGCCTATGCAAGTCTCAGGAGGATCCTATGGCGCTCTCTGGTGAACCATCTTCCGACTTGGACGATCTCTACGGATCGGATGGCACACCGAAATCACCCATCCTGTGCAAACCCACCATTGAATCCATGGAAGCCGCAATTCAGATCGCAAATGTTGATCCTAAGAAGACA ATCTTCTTTGATGACAGCACCCGGAACATCGCTACAGGAAAGGCCGCGGGCTTCCACACCGTCATT GTTGGCAGGTCAACACTTGTTTCAGGGGCTGATCATGCACTGGAGAGCATCCACAACATTAAGGAGGCGTTGCCCGAGATATGGGAAGTCCACGATCGGGCAGAATCCGATGTTGTTCCTGCTTCTGTCGCGGTCGAGACAGCGGTTGTTGCTTGA